One genomic region from Mytilus trossulus isolate FHL-02 chromosome 9, PNRI_Mtr1.1.1.hap1, whole genome shotgun sequence encodes:
- the LOC134683725 gene encoding cysteine and tyrosine-rich protein 1-like isoform X1, translating to MLREISILLCYMIGAVVCDNCYHYAYGYSYCSGYCSGYYGSQYCIYYTGYYIFSGGAIAGLVFGLIAAAAIFIVVAIICIKNHNKRTIGRVVGPAPNTTTVAVTSTTHPTGYMQPMNPYPSYTTQPLPQPPQYSPMYPPPPAYSIPMSQGYSAPTQPQYNSIYNHPPTFGNRTQTTNV from the exons ATGCTGAGAGAAATCTCCATTTTGCTATGTTACATGATAG GCGCGGTAGTATGTGACAATTGTTACCATTATGCATACGGGTATAGTTACTGCAGCGGTTACTGTTCAGGGTACTACGGATCTCAGTACTGTATATACTATACCggatattatatttt TTCTGGTGGAGCAATAGCCGGCTTAGTTTTTGGATTAATTGCCGCTGCAGCCATTTTTATTGTCGTCGcaattatatgtataaaaaaccACAATAAGCGAACTATTGGACGAGTGGTCGGACCTGCTCCTAACACAACAACAGTAGCTGTCACTAGTACAACACATCCGACAG GATACATGCAACCAATGAACCCGTATCCAAGCTACACGACACAACCGCTGCCACAGCCACCACAGTACAGTCCAATGTATCCTCCGCCGCCAGCTTACTCAATTCCGATGTCGCAAGGATATAGTGCACCAACACAACCACAGTACAACAGCATCTACAATCACCCACCAACATTTGGGAACAGAACGCAGACAACAAATGTATAA
- the LOC134683726 gene encoding atrial natriuretic peptide receptor 1-like produces MALSVAFTQSQLCFTEATVTSSNRYGLNDTRAKSAGDREDTRINDHTARFKGQIVYVKRLKKQRIKSDRQLLKEMKMLLDIRHTNITSLVGMCTEQGSISVLWEHCTKGRLRDIIENDDIKLDTMFKLSIAIDICRGLEYLNKSELKYHGNMKSTNCVVDSRWTCKLSDFGPRTIYKSLIEETGSWRTEAESLFWTAPEHLRTWIAQNQKSGSVQGDVYSFGIIAKELVTRDTPYGCEVYMSSNEIISKVAATTKVPFRPKFPYMSDNNQAMEQTKAIQALIQRCWAEDPQIRPSVKRVLKTLNTISPFKKSNVIENMIVMMEKYSNQLEELVAERTVQLEDEKRKTDALLYQMLPRRVAEDLKLGKPVKAESFEKATIYFSDIVGFTTIAGECTPIQVVELLNSLYTLFDDTIKTYEVYKVETIGDAYMVVSGLPERNGDKHVSEMAYVALDLLHAVRMFRLPHDPGSCLRIRIGLHSGPVVAGVVGLTMPRYCLFGDTVNTASRMESNGEAMKIHISNVTANMLIENGMFDIVKRGDLKIKGKGVMATYYLEGTKQDISSSQQSIKLQYYSHLGDEPDQGIKQKDCFNTKPDVYVKINHADDSQDEQSKLPCLEGSQDEQSKLPCLDLIPVSSVIPSIQLYNTVHENVNI; encoded by the exons ATG GCCTTGTCCGTCGCCTTTACACAGAGTCAGTTGTGTTTTACTGAAGCAACAGtgacatcttcaaatagatatGGTTTGAACGACACTAGGGCTAAATCAGCTGGAGATAGGGAGGATACTAGAATTAATGACCATACTGCTAGATTCAAGGGACAAATTGTATATGTGAAACGCTTAAAGAAACAAAGGATTAAGAGTGATAGACAGCTGttgaaagaaatgaaaatg TTGCTTGATATTAGACACACGAATATAACATCTCTTGTGGGAATGTGTACGGAACAAGGAAGCATTTCTGTTTTATGGGAACATTGCACAAAAGGACGTTTACGT GATATTATTGAAAATGATGATATAAAGCTTGATACGATGTTTAAGCTGTCTATTGCTATTGATATATGTAGG GGTTTAGAATACCTCAACAAAAGCGAACTTAAATACCATGGTAACATGAAAAGCACAAACTGTGTAGTGGATAGTAGATGGACCTGTAAGTTGTCAGACTTTGGACCAAGGACTATTTATAAAAGCCTAATTGAAGAAACTGGAAGTTGGAGAACTGAAGCAG AATCTCTGTTCTGGACTGCACCTGAGCATCTTAGAACATGGATTGCCCAAAATCAGAAGTCAGGATCAGTGCAGGGAGACGTTTATAGTTTCGGAATTATTGCAAAGGAACTTGTTACCAGGGACACTCCATATGGATGTGAAGTTTACATGTCGTCAAATG AAATTATAAGTAAGGTAGCAGCAACAACAAAAGTACCATTTCGTCCAAAATTTCCATATATGTCGGACAATAACCAGGCAATGGAACAGACAAAAGCCATACAAGCTTTAATACAAAGGTGTTGGGCAGAGGACCCTCAAATCAGACCATCCGTTAAACGAGTTCTGAAGACTCTAAACACTATAAGCCCTTTTAA GAAATCAAATGTGATAGAAAACATGATTGTAATGATGGAGAAGTATTCTAATCAGTTAGAGGAACTTGTAGCTGAGAGGACAGTTCAGTTGGAAGACGAAAAACGGAAAACAGATGCATTACTATATCAGATGTTACCAAG GAGGGTGGCAGAAGATCTAAAGCTAGGTAAACCTGTTAAAGCTGAATCATTTGAGAAAGCTACGATATACTTTTCGGACATTGTCGGATTTACAACAATAGCTGGTGAATGTACACCCATTCAG GTCGTAGAACTGTTGAATTCGTTGTATACCTTATTTGACGACACAATAAAGACTTATGAAGTTTACAAG GTTGAAACAATAGGGGATGCGTACATGGTGGTTAGTGGTTTACCAGAAAGAAATGGCGACAAACATGTCAGCGAGATGGCGTATGTAGCTTTAGATCTTCTCCATGCTGTTAGAATGTTTAGATTACCTCATGATCCCGGGTCTTGTCTACGAATTAGAATAG GTCTTCACAGTGGCCCAGTTGTTGCAGGAGTTGTCGGACTTACTATGCCACGATATTGTCTGTTTGGTGATACCGTTAATACAGCTTCTAGAATGGAATCAAACGGGGAAG CAATGAAAATCCATATTAGTAATGTAACAGCCAATATGTTGATTGAAAATGGAATGTTTGACATAGTGAAAAGAGGTGATCTGAAAATCAAG gGTAAAGGAGTAATGGCCACATACTATTTAGAGGGAACAAAACAGGATATTTCTTCAAGTCAGCAATCGATCAAACTACAGTACTATTCTCACCTTGGAGACGAACCAGATCAGggtataaaacaaaaagattgtTTCAACACTAAGCCAGATGTATATGTGAAGATTAATCATGCTGACGATTCCCAGGATGAACAATCTAAGCTTCCATGTCTTGAAGGTTCCCAGGATGAACAATCTAAGCTGCCATGTCTTGATTTGATTCCAGTTTCAAGTGTGATACCAAGTATTCAGTTGTATAATACTGTTcatgaaaatgttaatatcTAA
- the LOC134683725 gene encoding protein shisa-5-like isoform X2, with protein sequence MLQELFPFLFTIGAVVCDNCYHYAYGYSYCSGYCSGYYGSQYCIYYTGYYIFSGGAIAGLVFGLIAAAAIFIVVAIICIKNHNKRTIGRVVGPAPNTTTVAVTSTTHPTGYMQPMNPYPSYTTQPLPQPPQYSPMYPPPPAYSIPMSQGYSAPTQPQYNSIYNHPPTFGNRTQTTNV encoded by the exons GCGCGGTAGTATGTGACAATTGTTACCATTATGCATACGGGTATAGTTACTGCAGCGGTTACTGTTCAGGGTACTACGGATCTCAGTACTGTATATACTATACCggatattatatttt TTCTGGTGGAGCAATAGCCGGCTTAGTTTTTGGATTAATTGCCGCTGCAGCCATTTTTATTGTCGTCGcaattatatgtataaaaaaccACAATAAGCGAACTATTGGACGAGTGGTCGGACCTGCTCCTAACACAACAACAGTAGCTGTCACTAGTACAACACATCCGACAG GATACATGCAACCAATGAACCCGTATCCAAGCTACACGACACAACCGCTGCCACAGCCACCACAGTACAGTCCAATGTATCCTCCGCCGCCAGCTTACTCAATTCCGATGTCGCAAGGATATAGTGCACCAACACAACCACAGTACAACAGCATCTACAATCACCCACCAACATTTGGGAACAGAACGCAGACAACAAATGTATAA
- the LOC134683725 gene encoding protein shisa-5-like isoform X3, with protein sequence MHGAVVCDNCYHYAYGYSYCSGYCSGYYGSQYCIYYTGYYIFSGGAIAGLVFGLIAAAAIFIVVAIICIKNHNKRTIGRVVGPAPNTTTVAVTSTTHPTGYMQPMNPYPSYTTQPLPQPPQYSPMYPPPPAYSIPMSQGYSAPTQPQYNSIYNHPPTFGNRTQTTNV encoded by the exons ATGCATG GCGCGGTAGTATGTGACAATTGTTACCATTATGCATACGGGTATAGTTACTGCAGCGGTTACTGTTCAGGGTACTACGGATCTCAGTACTGTATATACTATACCggatattatatttt TTCTGGTGGAGCAATAGCCGGCTTAGTTTTTGGATTAATTGCCGCTGCAGCCATTTTTATTGTCGTCGcaattatatgtataaaaaaccACAATAAGCGAACTATTGGACGAGTGGTCGGACCTGCTCCTAACACAACAACAGTAGCTGTCACTAGTACAACACATCCGACAG GATACATGCAACCAATGAACCCGTATCCAAGCTACACGACACAACCGCTGCCACAGCCACCACAGTACAGTCCAATGTATCCTCCGCCGCCAGCTTACTCAATTCCGATGTCGCAAGGATATAGTGCACCAACACAACCACAGTACAACAGCATCTACAATCACCCACCAACATTTGGGAACAGAACGCAGACAACAAATGTATAA